From Arcobacter arenosus:
GAATTTAAAAAAACCACTTTTTATACTCTATGATTTAATATCATAAAAAAAATTCTAAGGTGTGTTTATGGATTATCAAAAAATAATTGAAGAGATAGAAGAAGAGATTCAGCCCTTTATAAAAGAAGGGAAAGTTGCCGATTATATTCCTGCCCTTGCAAATTCAAATATTAATGACTTTGCAATGAGTATAATTGAACTTAATGGAAAACAACATAGTATTGGATGTAGCCAAAAACTATTTTCTATACAAAGTATTTCCAAGGTTTTCACCTTCACAATAGCTCTTAAAATTTATTGTAAAAATCTATATAAAAGAGTTGGTTATGAGCCATCTGGTAATCCCTTTAATTCCTTAGTACAGCTTGAATACGAAAAAGGAATACCAAGAAACCCTTTTATAAATGCAGGGGCTATAGTAACAACAGATGCCTTATACTCAAAACATAAAAGCAATACCTTTTATACAATTCTAAATTTTATAAAAAAACAATGTGGATATGCAGGAATTCAAGCAAACAATGAGATATATGAATCAGAACTAGCCCATGGTTTTAGAAATTTATCTTTAATAAACCTAATGAAAAGTTTTGGCAATATTGAAAATAATATAGATGATGTAATCTCCACATATTTTAGACAATGTTCAATCATGATGAACACCCAACAATTGGCAAACTCAATGCTTTATCTAGCAAATCATGGAATTAATCCTCTAACAAAAGAGGTGATTGTAAGTGCTGCCCAAGCAAAAAGAATAAATGCCCTTATGCTTACTTGTGGACACTATGATGCTTCTGGTGATTTTGCATTTCATGTTGGACTTCCAGGGAAAAGTGGAGTTGGTGGAGGTATAGTTGCAATAGTACCACAAAAAATGGCAATATGTGTTTACTCACCTGGATTGAATAAAGAGGGTAACTCTTTAGTTGGAACAAAAGCTTTAGAACTCTTTACAACAAAAACAAAGTTATCTATCTTCTAAAGAAATATGAATAAAATTTCATATTCCATTCATAAAGGTGTCATAAATAAAAAATAAAATTCCTTAAAATAAAAAGGAATTTTTTTGATAACCATTGCTTTAAAGGCATTAAATGCAAATAAATTAAAAACTATTTTAATATTTGCAAGTTTATTATTCTCAATAACTTCTATTTTCTTGATTAGTTCCATTTCAAATGGAGTTATCTCTATGTACTCTAATTTATTGAAAAATGATGGAGATATTATAGTAACTCAAGCAAAAATCTCTGATACATTTTTTTCAAATGTAGATATTAAACTACTAGAAAAAATAAATAAATTTGATACAACAACAAAAAGTTCAGCAATTATTGTTGGAGCATCTCCCGTTGAAGAACTTCCAATAGTTGCTATTTATGGCGTTACTTCAAATAGATTTTCTAATTATAAAATCGCCCAAGGTAATTATCCAAAAACAGAAGAAGCTTTAATTGGAAACTCAATTTATCAATCACTAGAAAATAAAAATACAATTCAAATTGCCAATAAAAAATTCAAAATATCAGGGGTGTTTAAAAGTGATATTGGTTTTGAAAATGGTGGTGTGGTAATAAATATAAATGATGCAAGTGAAATTTTTAATAAAAGTGCATCAATGATTTTAGTAAATACCAACTACAACACAAACATCAAAAAAGTTATTTCAGATATACAAAAATTAAGT
This genomic window contains:
- a CDS encoding glutaminase, coding for MDYQKIIEEIEEEIQPFIKEGKVADYIPALANSNINDFAMSIIELNGKQHSIGCSQKLFSIQSISKVFTFTIALKIYCKNLYKRVGYEPSGNPFNSLVQLEYEKGIPRNPFINAGAIVTTDALYSKHKSNTFYTILNFIKKQCGYAGIQANNEIYESELAHGFRNLSLINLMKSFGNIENNIDDVISTYFRQCSIMMNTQQLANSMLYLANHGINPLTKEVIVSAAQAKRINALMLTCGHYDASGDFAFHVGLPGKSGVGGGIVAIVPQKMAICVYSPGLNKEGNSLVGTKALELFTTKTKLSIF
- a CDS encoding ABC transporter permease, translating into MITIALKALNANKLKTILIFASLLFSITSIFLISSISNGVISMYSNLLKNDGDIIVTQAKISDTFFSNVDIKLLEKINKFDTTTKSSAIIVGASPVEELPIVAIYGVTSNRFSNYKIAQGNYPKTEEALIGNSIYQSLENKNTIQIANKKFKISGVFKSDIGFENGGVVININDASEIFNKSASMILVNTNYNTNIKKVISDIQKLSDKIEVKSTQNFVDSYNQFKIIQTSSNLIGFISFFLGLLGIVSIMSITINQRKSEFGIKRAIGISTQSIVFQIVLESSILGVLSFIFSFFISNLILILIKNSELFHGYVNGEISIKLAFYLFICSITMSILGAIIPALNASKTDPIILMQGDKI